In one window of Leptospira sp. GIMC2001 DNA:
- a CDS encoding SGNH/GDSL hydrolase family protein → MKISRTFSTNFILILSFLITINCDTSKKKDDNLVENLLCYSFANCGNSNGTRFGMLGDSWTDLLFGAPAIQTLRYHLENSYDYKITGATLGGQEISRVLSGGLHIQVIDQAGADIKYMLLSLGGNDLQFNPGAYVLDPIGERAKRFAEFESNLKTIVYSGNLHKQNKYGGEPLIWIIHGYDYPNPLNENQLSSTSCRSSLLAAGFADSQIQQFTSGNLDLFNDFLQNLTFEIPGLVYINLRGNLGGPPYSDAGNMFDCIHPTSLGFKTITDKYVLQLKVTTGDEK, encoded by the coding sequence ATGAAGATTAGTCGAACTTTTTCCACCAATTTTATTCTTATTCTTTCATTTTTAATTACTATAAACTGCGACACATCAAAGAAGAAAGATGATAATCTTGTAGAAAATCTGCTATGCTACTCTTTTGCAAATTGTGGAAATTCCAATGGAACTCGTTTTGGAATGTTGGGAGATAGTTGGACGGATCTTTTATTTGGTGCTCCAGCAATTCAAACTCTTAGATACCATCTCGAGAATTCATACGATTATAAAATCACAGGAGCGACCTTGGGTGGACAAGAAATCTCGCGAGTGCTATCAGGAGGACTTCATATTCAAGTAATTGATCAAGCAGGAGCAGATATAAAATATATGCTCTTATCTTTGGGTGGAAATGATTTACAATTCAATCCAGGAGCATATGTATTGGATCCAATAGGAGAGAGAGCAAAGAGATTTGCAGAATTCGAATCCAATCTAAAGACGATCGTCTATTCAGGAAATCTCCACAAACAAAATAAATACGGAGGTGAACCTTTAATCTGGATCATTCATGGCTATGATTATCCCAACCCACTGAATGAGAATCAACTATCCTCTACATCTTGTAGGTCATCATTACTTGCAGCGGGATTTGCTGATTCTCAGATTCAGCAATTCACATCAGGAAATTTAGATCTATTCAATGATTTCCTGCAGAATCTGACTTTTGAAATACCTGGTCTGGTGTATATCAATCTAAGAGGAAATTTAGGTGGTCCACCTTATTCAGATGCCGGAAATATGTTTGATTGTATTCATCCCACTTCATTGGGTTTTAAAACAATAACAGACAAGTACGTGTTACAGCTTAAAGTAACTACAGGAGATGAAAAGTGA